One window from the genome of Populus alba chromosome 15, ASM523922v2, whole genome shotgun sequence encodes:
- the LOC118028388 gene encoding uncharacterized protein — MALHAPIRLQATKTSPPPSLLAPNGNNVGLKGPTDRFALKSSFFSPSLHLLIASYNQKQPLASAAPRFSMRAATKQSYICRDCGYIYNDRKPFDKQPDNYFCPVCGAPKRRFREYMPAVTKNVNDKDVRKARKAQIQKDEAIGRALPIAVVVGIVALAGIYFYINNSFPG, encoded by the exons ATGGCCTTGCATGCACCAATAAGGCTTCAAGCCACGAAAACATCACCGCCACCTTCTCTTTTAGCTCCTAATGGCAACAATGTTGGTCTTAAAGGACCAACTGATCGTTTTGCTCTAAAATCATCCTTCTTTTCTCCTTCACTTCACCTCTTGATTGCTTCTTACAATCAGAAGCAGCCTCTTGCATCTGCTGCACCAAGATTCTCCATGCGTGCTGCAACCAAGCAGTCCTACATTTGTAGAGATTGCGG GTATATTTACAATGACAGGAAACCCTTTGACAAACAGCCTGATAATTACTTCTGCCCTG TTTGTGGTGCTCCTAAAAGGAGATTTAGGGAATACATGCCTGCTGTGACAAAAAATGTTAATGACAAAGATGTTCGCAAGGCTCGTAAAGCACAGATCCAGAAAGATGAAGCAATTGG GCGAGCTTTGCCAATTGCAGTGGTGGTCGGAATTGTAGCTCTTGCTGGCATATACTTCTACATCAACAATTCCTTCCCAGGTTGA
- the LOC118028387 gene encoding uncharacterized protein At4g14100 → MGSKVKSLSLLILPLAFSLCFSSLSSKPADPTPAPWPHQFHSIIFMNNNGSLQVVDLWYDWTNGRNFNIIQNQLGKLLYDLEWDNGTSYIYTLDSNQECRVLHFPVGVLRPNWLEGATYLGQQEVDGFLCNVWQKVDFIWYYEDVITMRPVHWVFYTGMTAHVMTFEVGAVLEDPKWQAPVYCFKESEKKENTVFKSVVSHGLSREGLMTGSFNVSMLY, encoded by the exons ATGGGCTCTAAAgtgaaatctctctctctcctcattCTCCCATTAGCCttctctctttgtttctctTCACTATCATCAAAACCAGCAGACCCAACTCCAGCTCCATGGCCACACCAATTCCATTCAATAATCTTCATGAATAACAATGGCTCACTTCAGGTGGTGGACCTCTGGTATGACTGGACTAATGGCCGCAACTTCAACATAATCCAGAACCAACTTGGAAAGCTTCTTTATGACCTTGAATGGGATAATGGCACCTCCTATATCTACACGTTAGACTCCAATCAAGAATGCAGAGTCTTGCATTTCCCAGTTGGTGTTCTCCGCCCCAATTGGCTTGAAGGTGCTACCTATCTTGGCCAACAAGAAGTTGATGGCTTCCTCTGCAATGTGTGGCAGAAGGTGGACTTTATTTGGTACTATGAAGATGTCATAACAATGAGACCTGTTCACTGGGTCTTTTACACTG GAATGACTGCTCATGTGATGACATTTGAAGTGGGGGCGGTGCTAGAGGATCCGAAGTGGCAGGCTCCTGTTTACTGTTTTAAGGAGTCTGAGAAGAAGGAGAACACTGTCTTTAAATCTGTGGTTAGTCATGGATTATCTCGTGAAGGTTTAATGACAGGATCGTTTAATGTTTCTATGCTGTACTGA